In the genome of Taurinivorans muris, one region contains:
- the pstB gene encoding phosphate ABC transporter ATP-binding protein PstB — MNHAITAKNLCLWYGSAQALKNINIQIPENNITALIGPSGCGKSTFLKTLNRMNDLIPGVKITGEVRYLDTDIFAPGLDVNALRKEIGMVFQKPNPFPMSIYDNIAYGPRTHGVKNKAKLDELVEQSLRGAAIWDEVKDRLKKNSLGLSGGQQQRLCIARALAVEPKVLLMDEPTSALDPISTSKIEELAMGLKERYTIVIVTHNMQQAVRISDRTAFFLLGELIEYDETEKLFSQPEDQRTEDYITGRFG, encoded by the coding sequence ATGAATCACGCAATCACCGCAAAAAATTTATGCCTCTGGTACGGTAGCGCCCAGGCATTGAAAAATATCAATATCCAGATTCCAGAGAACAACATCACCGCTCTGATCGGCCCTTCCGGCTGCGGAAAGTCCACTTTTCTGAAAACACTGAACCGCATGAATGACCTAATCCCCGGCGTGAAGATCACCGGAGAGGTGCGGTATCTGGATACGGACATTTTCGCTCCCGGCCTGGATGTGAACGCTCTGCGTAAGGAAATCGGCATGGTGTTCCAGAAGCCCAACCCCTTCCCCATGAGCATCTATGATAACATCGCCTACGGCCCCCGCACGCACGGCGTCAAAAACAAAGCCAAGCTGGATGAACTTGTGGAGCAGTCCCTCCGGGGGGCGGCCATTTGGGACGAGGTGAAAGACCGGCTGAAAAAGAACTCCCTGGGCCTGTCCGGGGGCCAGCAGCAGCGGCTTTGCATCGCCCGCGCCCTGGCCGTGGAGCCCAAGGTGCTGCTGATGGACGAACCCACCAGCGCCCTGGACCCCATTTCCACCTCAAAAATTGAGGAGCTTGCAATGGGGCTGAAAGAGCGGTACACTATTGTTATCGTGACCCACAACATGCAGCAGGCGGTGCGTATTTCCGACCGCACGGCATTCTTCCTGCTGGGGGAGCTGATCGAGTATGACGAAACGGAAAAGCTGTTTTCTCAACCGGAGGATCAGCGGACCGAGGACTATATCACAGGGAGGTTTGGGTGA
- a CDS encoding DUF554 domain-containing protein, translating to MLGTTVNVGAILLGSLIGGTIKKALPEKIHDSLFLAMGLAALFIGINSVVHTMPKTEYPVLFIVSLALGSSFGTYCSIDDNFHKFAAKCGKGHLGKGLSTAILIFCIGTLSILGPIESALNGNNTFLYTNATLDFITSIVLASAYGYGIMLAAAVLFLWQGSLYVGAISLSGFLQGALLNELSLIGGILIAASGLSILQIKDCKTLNLLPSLLVPVLFFLIKNNFF from the coding sequence ATGCTGGGGACGACAGTAAATGTGGGGGCTATTCTTCTCGGTTCGCTTATCGGCGGAACAATAAAAAAAGCGCTCCCGGAAAAAATTCATGACAGCCTTTTTCTTGCCATGGGTTTAGCCGCACTTTTCATCGGCATTAATTCCGTTGTGCATACTATGCCCAAAACCGAATATCCGGTGCTTTTTATCGTCAGCCTCGCGCTGGGAAGCAGCTTTGGCACATACTGCAGCATAGACGACAATTTCCATAAGTTCGCGGCAAAATGCGGAAAAGGACATTTAGGCAAAGGGCTTTCAACGGCGATTTTGATTTTCTGTATCGGAACACTGTCCATTTTAGGTCCGATAGAAAGCGCGCTGAATGGAAACAACACCTTTCTTTATACCAATGCGACCCTTGATTTCATCACGTCCATCGTTCTCGCCTCCGCTTACGGCTACGGAATCATGCTTGCCGCCGCGGTGCTTTTTCTTTGGCAAGGCTCTTTGTATGTGGGTGCGATAAGTTTATCCGGTTTTTTGCAGGGTGCTCTTTTAAATGAACTTTCCCTTATCGGCGGTATTTTAATTGCGGCATCGGGCTTAAGCATTTTGCAAATCAAGGATTGCAAAACCCTCAATCTTCTGCCCTCCCTGCTTGTCCCCGTGCTCTTTTTTCTTATTAAAAACAATTTCTTTTGA
- the queA gene encoding tRNA preQ1(34) S-adenosylmethionine ribosyltransferase-isomerase QueA has protein sequence MNDKNLFLLNSYDYVLPEERIAQCPASERQNSRLLFLERKTGKYADHTFKDIVQLLPDNALIIANNSKVIPARLQGHRKSGSKIELLFLEPAPLIDRKARKNGEYRIARTEVLLKGAKRVKPGETLDFPEMELTALEKRDFGKHIVSITYKDSLVPLLKKYGDLPLPPYIKREHGSEREDFTRYQTVYAKEKNIGSVAAPTAGLHFTEEIRRELLKKGCSWQELTLHVGYGTFSPVRADDIREHVMHSEYVEISAETAQAINNAKKKGCPVIAVGTTSTRSLEGMAQAFSEAKLGQNNAFFCSNSEELNENSLFPSHGCFGHTDIFLYPGKEFHIVDGLITNFHLPKSSLIMLVSAFAGYEHVMRAYRHAIEAEYRFFSYGDAMLIV, from the coding sequence ATGAACGATAAAAACCTTTTTCTTTTAAACAGTTATGATTATGTTCTTCCCGAAGAACGTATCGCCCAATGTCCCGCTTCTGAAAGACAAAATTCCCGCCTTCTTTTTTTGGAAAGAAAAACAGGAAAATACGCGGATCACACGTTTAAAGACATTGTTCAGTTGCTTCCTGACAACGCCCTCATCATTGCCAACAATTCCAAAGTGATCCCCGCACGCCTGCAAGGACACAGAAAAAGCGGCAGCAAAATTGAACTGCTCTTTCTCGAACCAGCCCCGCTTATCGACAGAAAAGCCCGAAAAAACGGCGAATACCGCATTGCCCGGACAGAAGTTTTGCTCAAAGGTGCAAAACGTGTGAAACCAGGCGAAACCTTGGACTTTCCCGAAATGGAACTCACCGCTCTTGAAAAACGGGATTTTGGCAAACATATTGTCAGCATCACGTATAAAGACAGCCTTGTTCCCCTGCTGAAAAAATACGGAGACCTGCCTTTGCCTCCCTATATCAAAAGGGAACACGGTTCGGAGCGAGAAGATTTCACACGCTATCAGACCGTTTATGCCAAGGAAAAAAACATCGGCTCCGTGGCGGCTCCGACCGCAGGTCTGCATTTTACGGAAGAAATACGCCGGGAACTTTTGAAAAAAGGCTGTTCATGGCAGGAATTGACGCTTCATGTAGGCTACGGAACATTCAGCCCTGTGCGGGCTGACGATATTCGGGAACATGTCATGCATTCCGAATATGTTGAAATTTCAGCAGAAACAGCCCAAGCAATAAACAATGCCAAAAAGAAAGGATGTCCCGTCATTGCTGTCGGCACAACCAGCACCCGCAGTCTTGAAGGTATGGCGCAAGCTTTTTCCGAAGCGAAACTTGGACAAAACAATGCTTTTTTCTGCAGCAATTCCGAAGAATTGAATGAAAACAGCTTGTTCCCCTCCCACGGCTGTTTCGGACATACCGATATTTTTCTTTATCCTGGCAAAGAGTTTCATATTGTCGACGGGCTGATTACCAATTTCCACCTGCCCAAATCCTCCCTGATCATGCTTGTTTCGGCTTTTGCGGGTTATGAACATGTCATGCGGGCATACCGGCATGCCATAGAAGCGGAATACCGTTTTTTCTCCTATGGGGACGCAATGCTTATTGTATAA
- a CDS encoding heme exporter protein CcmB yields MIKTALLLAKKDLTIILGRSAGLCQALLLGLLLIFLFSLSLQNGESLSPHAASTMFWLASVFCQVLIFQMLYAVEEQNGARTGLQTLPCPLQTIWLGKFSAGIFLLLASQVLFIPAVFIFLNQHPGEHFLYALFGIFLTDIGICTCGSLLGALCTGQSGKESLLSIILFPLLIPLLLSAISLCSAGLLDLHNPPVQTARIIQWIGITLAFDFIFSAASLLLFPYLYHGE; encoded by the coding sequence ATGATAAAAACAGCCCTCCTCCTTGCCAAAAAAGATTTAACCATTATTTTGGGCAGAAGCGCAGGATTATGCCAAGCCCTCCTTCTCGGCTTATTGCTCATTTTCCTTTTCAGCCTTTCTCTGCAAAACGGGGAAAGCCTTTCCCCCCATGCGGCATCGACCATGTTTTGGCTTGCTTCCGTATTTTGTCAAGTCCTTATTTTTCAAATGCTCTATGCCGTTGAAGAACAAAACGGGGCAAGAACCGGACTGCAAACCTTGCCTTGCCCCCTGCAAACCATCTGGCTTGGCAAATTTTCAGCAGGCATTTTTCTTTTACTGGCTTCCCAAGTCCTTTTCATTCCCGCGGTTTTTATTTTTCTCAACCAGCACCCCGGCGAACATTTCCTCTATGCGCTTTTTGGAATTTTTCTTACCGATATAGGAATTTGCACGTGCGGAAGCTTGCTCGGAGCACTCTGTACCGGACAATCAGGCAAAGAATCCTTGCTGAGCATCATCCTTTTTCCTTTATTGATTCCTCTTTTATTATCTGCTATTTCCTTATGTTCGGCGGGACTTCTGGATTTACATAACCCTCCCGTGCAAACTGCCCGAATAATCCAATGGATCGGAATTACGCTTGCTTTCGATTTTATTTTCAGCGCTGCAAGCTTGCTCCTTTTCCCTTATCTATATCATGGTGAATGA
- a CDS encoding ABC transporter ATP-binding protein, with translation MDKPVLTFENISKMYELRLLYKNVHFCLYPKQTALVTGKNGSGKSTLLKLAAELTKPTQGKIICSFEKEKIGYLGHQTFIYPHLSAYENLLFWTQAFTRKKCSEKEILTLLKRVFLEKFCYDKAGIFSRGMAQRLNIARIILQDPSLLLLDEPCTGLDKESQELFYAVIQEFQAKNAAILWVSHNPQEDMRCASHMLHIEKQQIAFTKIQGALA, from the coding sequence ATGGACAAGCCGGTTTTAACCTTTGAAAACATAAGCAAAATGTACGAGTTGCGTTTACTTTACAAAAACGTGCATTTTTGCTTGTATCCAAAGCAAACGGCTCTTGTCACGGGAAAAAACGGTTCCGGCAAATCCACGCTCCTAAAACTGGCGGCGGAATTGACCAAGCCGACACAAGGCAAAATCATCTGTTCTTTTGAAAAGGAAAAAATCGGATATTTGGGACATCAGACATTCATTTACCCGCACTTGTCCGCCTATGAGAATTTGCTTTTCTGGACCCAGGCGTTCACCCGAAAAAAATGCTCGGAAAAAGAAATTCTCACACTTCTCAAAAGAGTATTCTTGGAAAAATTCTGTTACGACAAAGCGGGAATTTTTTCACGGGGCATGGCGCAGCGCCTCAATATCGCACGTATCATCCTGCAGGATCCGAGCCTGTTGCTCTTGGACGAACCTTGCACGGGACTCGACAAAGAATCGCAGGAACTTTTTTATGCCGTCATTCAAGAGTTTCAGGCAAAAAACGCGGCTATTCTTTGGGTCAGCCACAACCCGCAGGAAGATATGCGCTGCGCAAGCCATATGCTGCACATTGAAAAACAGCAGATCGCATTCACTAAAATACAAGGGGCGCTGGCATGA
- the pstC gene encoding phosphate ABC transporter permease subunit PstC translates to MRSRKQLLETAVHGIFLMLGLVTVGCVLLITVYLVVSGIPAIRQIGLVPFLLGDTWESTAAQPSYGILPFILTSIYGTAGAILFGVPVGFFAAVYLAKLAPTQVKSIVEAAVSLLAGIPSVVYGLVGMLVLVPGTRALFHVPDGASLLAAIIVLSVMILPSIIKVSITALEAVPKEYEDASLALGATSIETYFRVSVPAARSGIAAAVVLGVGRAIGEAMAVMMVSGNAANMPSLFESVRFLTTAVSSEMSYSSGLQRQALFSIALVLFLFIMLINAELNFFLKGQKEG, encoded by the coding sequence ATGCGCAGTAGAAAGCAACTGCTGGAAACCGCAGTCCACGGGATATTTCTGATGCTGGGATTGGTTACAGTAGGCTGTGTCTTGCTGATTACCGTATATTTGGTGGTCTCCGGCATCCCTGCCATCCGGCAGATCGGGCTTGTGCCCTTTCTACTGGGTGACACCTGGGAATCTACCGCCGCACAGCCCTCATACGGCATCCTCCCGTTCATTCTCACCAGCATTTACGGCACAGCGGGCGCTATCCTGTTCGGTGTCCCGGTAGGATTTTTCGCGGCGGTTTATCTGGCGAAGCTGGCTCCAACCCAAGTAAAATCCATCGTTGAGGCCGCTGTTAGCCTCCTGGCGGGTATTCCATCTGTGGTCTACGGTCTGGTGGGGATGCTGGTGCTTGTGCCGGGTACCCGGGCGCTGTTCCATGTGCCGGACGGGGCTAGCCTGCTGGCGGCAATCATCGTCCTGTCGGTCATGATTCTGCCCTCCATCATCAAAGTATCCATTACCGCGCTGGAGGCAGTACCGAAAGAGTACGAGGACGCATCCCTGGCCCTCGGCGCGACCTCGATAGAAACCTATTTTCGGGTATCCGTCCCTGCGGCGCGAAGCGGCATCGCGGCGGCGGTGGTGCTGGGAGTAGGCCGGGCCATCGGGGAGGCTATGGCGGTGATGATGGTATCCGGCAACGCGGCAAATATGCCCTCACTGTTTGAAAGCGTCCGATTTCTTACCACGGCGGTATCCAGCGAAATGTCCTATTCCAGCGGCCTCCAGAGGCAGGCACTGTTCTCTATCGCCCTGGTGTTGTTCCTGTTCATCATGCTGATCAACGCCGAGTTGAATTTCTTCCTCAAGGGGCAAAAGGAGGGCTGA
- the pstA gene encoding phosphate ABC transporter permease PstA: MLDRPISPSRRAYIGVMGLLCALSVLLVCALALFLIGYVLAEGLPNLSWELLTTKPSYLSDTIGILPDILNTIYIILAVLLIVLPVGAGAAVYLTEYAANKRLVSVIEYAAETLSGIPSIIYGLVGMLVFTSVFGTSLLAGALTLVMMNLPTVMRTTQESLRTVPQSYREGAFGLGAGKWRVIRTVVLPGCADGIITGCILSVGRILGESAALLFTAGFAHALNGFFTGLTSPGATLTVALYVYAKEQGEFGVAFAIAAILMLLTLAVNLTAALVGRCFKKRRAL, from the coding sequence ATGCTGGACAGACCAATCTCCCCATCCCGGAGGGCCTATATCGGTGTAATGGGGCTGCTGTGCGCCCTGTCGGTGCTGCTGGTGTGCGCTCTGGCGTTGTTCCTCATAGGCTATGTGCTGGCTGAGGGTCTCCCCAACCTGTCCTGGGAGCTGCTGACCACCAAACCCAGCTACCTGTCGGACACCATAGGCATCCTGCCGGATATTCTGAACACCATCTACATCATCCTCGCCGTCCTGCTGATCGTCCTGCCCGTGGGGGCGGGAGCGGCGGTCTATCTGACCGAGTACGCCGCAAATAAGCGTCTGGTGTCTGTCATCGAGTACGCGGCGGAAACCCTCTCCGGCATCCCCTCCATCATCTACGGCCTTGTGGGGATGCTGGTATTTACCAGCGTGTTTGGGACTTCCCTGTTGGCTGGTGCGCTGACCCTGGTGATGATGAACCTGCCAACTGTCATGAGAACGACCCAAGAGAGTTTGAGGACGGTTCCGCAAAGTTACCGGGAGGGGGCCTTTGGCCTGGGGGCCGGGAAGTGGCGGGTCATCCGCACGGTGGTACTGCCCGGATGTGCGGACGGCATCATCACCGGCTGCATCCTGTCGGTGGGGCGCATTTTGGGTGAATCGGCGGCGCTGCTGTTTACAGCGGGCTTCGCCCATGCGCTGAACGGCTTTTTTACCGGCCTGACCAGTCCGGGGGCTACCCTCACCGTGGCGCTGTATGTCTACGCGAAGGAGCAGGGGGAGTTCGGTGTGGCTTTTGCCATTGCCGCGATTCTGATGCTCCTGACACTGGCGGTCAACCTGACCGCCGCCCTGGTGGGCCGCTGCTTCAAGAAAAGGAGAGCACTATGA
- a CDS encoding cytochrome c maturation protein CcmE, with amino-acid sequence MAKKSRSIYYTAFFLFVAGIGYMIWSGLSQNSVYFLNVSEALAQETPQSALSARVFGIVSDTPIERPQDGLGANFTLEDYENKSQTIQVNYRGVVPDTFKAGSEVIIEGSLQNSVFTAKTLMTKCPSKYQKENREKNV; translated from the coding sequence ATGGCAAAAAAATCCCGCTCAATTTATTATACGGCTTTCTTCTTATTTGTTGCCGGCATCGGATATATGATTTGGTCAGGACTTTCGCAAAACAGCGTTTATTTCCTCAATGTTTCCGAAGCCCTCGCCCAAGAAACCCCTCAATCGGCGCTGTCCGCCCGCGTTTTCGGAATTGTTTCCGATACGCCCATAGAACGTCCCCAAGACGGACTTGGAGCGAACTTCACCCTTGAAGACTATGAAAACAAATCACAAACGATTCAAGTGAATTATCGGGGTGTTGTGCCTGACACATTTAAAGCGGGCTCGGAAGTGATCATCGAAGGTTCGCTGCAAAATTCCGTATTCACGGCAAAAACCTTGATGACGAAATGTCCTTCAAAATATCAAAAAGAAAACAGAGAAAAAAACGTTTAA
- a CDS encoding phosphate ABC transporter substrate-binding protein, whose translation MKKFASLMLVAVLALSVMAGCSQKTSGTVTTDGSTSMEKVIGALGEAFMEQNGGVTFTYNPTGSGSGIQAVLEGRCDIGLSSRNLKEEESAQGLTGTVLAYDGIAVIVNPDNPVSDLDVDTIAKIFTGEITNWKDAGGHDAEIVLIGREAGSGTRDGFESITGTADNCQYRQELTSTGDVITAVSQNPDAIGYASLASVKDTVRAVTVGGVAPTEDAVKDGSYVIQRPFVLVTKTDTPLSEQAQKFFDFATSPDAAELISGAGAVAAN comes from the coding sequence ATGAAAAAATTTGCAAGTCTTATGCTGGTTGCTGTGCTAGCCCTGTCGGTTATGGCGGGATGTTCACAGAAAACGTCCGGTACCGTCACCACCGACGGCTCAACTTCCATGGAGAAGGTGATCGGTGCGCTGGGTGAGGCGTTTATGGAACAGAACGGTGGCGTGACCTTCACCTACAACCCCACCGGCTCCGGCTCTGGCATCCAGGCAGTCTTGGAGGGGCGCTGCGACATCGGCCTCAGCAGCCGCAATCTGAAGGAGGAAGAATCCGCCCAGGGCCTGACCGGAACGGTGTTGGCCTATGACGGCATTGCGGTGATCGTCAACCCCGACAATCCCGTTTCTGATCTCGATGTGGACACCATCGCCAAAATCTTTACCGGGGAGATCACCAACTGGAAGGACGCGGGCGGACACGACGCAGAGATTGTCCTGATTGGCCGGGAAGCCGGCAGCGGAACCAGGGACGGCTTTGAATCCATCACCGGCACAGCAGACAACTGCCAGTACCGCCAGGAGCTGACCTCCACCGGCGATGTGATTACCGCCGTGTCCCAGAACCCGGATGCCATCGGCTACGCCTCCCTCGCCTCCGTCAAGGACACGGTGCGGGCCGTCACAGTAGGCGGCGTAGCACCCACAGAGGATGCGGTGAAGGACGGCAGCTATGTCATTCAGCGGCCCTTTGTCCTGGTCACCAAGACGGACACGCCCCTTTCGGAGCAAGCGCAAAAGTTCTTCGACTTCGCAACCTCCCCTGATGCGGCGGAGCTGATCTCTGGCGCGGGCGCTGTGGCGGCAAATTGA
- a CDS encoding plasmid mobilization protein: protein MSKRTEELKIRISPEDKERIKLKMEDAGILNMSAYVRKMALDGICIRLDLKDVRQLTVMLR from the coding sequence ATGAGCAAACGGACCGAAGAACTGAAAATCCGCATTTCCCCGGAGGACAAGGAGCGGATAAAACTCAAGATGGAGGACGCCGGCATTTTGAACATGAGCGCCTATGTCCGCAAGATGGCGCTGGACGGAATCTGTATCCGGCTGGACCTGAAGGATGTGCGCCAGCTTACTGTCATGCTCCGGTGA
- a CDS encoding heme lyase CcmF/NrfE family subunit, with protein MTQFAHILMLLSLVLATLGTLFCIFGLGRNKMTASSLKLLENANLAVTLFYCLASAILFFGFWSYDFSIKYVHDYSDLSLPLFYRLTAFWGGQAGSLLFWALSLVLCGAYFQSTESYTKLSLETKIWYLLFYFSILAFFGVLLTTYNNPFEILSPAPVNGRGLNPLLQNPGMIFHPPLLLLGYGGFTIPACLALAQALSLQGGTQYNISKTETAWHVCTKPLILVAWLLLTAGIILGAWWAYMELGWGGYWAWDPVENASTIPWFFATAALHFGFIEQYRNKAHRFHTLFMALTCISAFFATWLVRGNVVESVHAFGSGGVGPLLLCFVIGTSIVAFLTVLTMPKKGEPFNGLETKEGFLLSTSIVLITISLIIGLATLWPVISKLWSDNPVGLQASFYNGVILPLLTVVIALLTVCPWLSWKQGLNHAKYFLAVLLIFIAFMGIFWTFFAVKDPTPLIAASFSVACMASWALYFMVLKHPLQKLSPVLVHMSLAVISLGVAFSGPYKVEQEVALERGQEIQIDTFTVKLLEIYEGRERTGRYDFLEAELLVTRNGKETGIAQAQRRIYASFPQNAYAEASTIFSLGKEFYATFLGLDEKTRAVMRLSVHPLVNWLWIGGTIMSLAPFISVYANRKRRKSTQENPPENS; from the coding sequence ATGACACAATTCGCCCATATTCTCATGCTTCTTTCCCTTGTTCTTGCGACACTGGGAACACTTTTTTGCATATTCGGACTCGGCAGAAACAAAATGACAGCCTCTTCCCTGAAACTTCTTGAAAATGCAAATCTTGCCGTAACGCTTTTTTACTGCCTCGCTTCAGCCATTCTCTTTTTCGGTTTCTGGAGCTATGATTTCAGTATAAAATATGTGCATGATTACAGCGACTTATCCTTGCCTCTTTTTTACCGGCTGACAGCATTTTGGGGCGGGCAGGCAGGTTCCCTGCTTTTTTGGGCATTGAGCCTCGTGTTGTGCGGCGCATATTTTCAAAGCACGGAATCATATACAAAACTCAGCCTTGAAACAAAAATATGGTATCTGCTCTTTTATTTTTCAATATTGGCTTTTTTCGGAGTATTGCTCACAACATACAACAATCCTTTTGAAATCTTATCCCCGGCTCCTGTCAACGGACGGGGACTGAACCCCCTTTTGCAAAACCCCGGAATGATTTTCCACCCGCCCCTTTTATTATTGGGTTACGGCGGGTTTACCATTCCCGCATGCCTTGCGTTGGCGCAAGCCCTTTCCCTGCAAGGCGGCACGCAGTACAATATTTCAAAAACTGAAACCGCATGGCATGTCTGCACAAAACCCCTTATCTTGGTTGCATGGCTTCTGCTCACAGCCGGCATAATCCTTGGTGCATGGTGGGCGTATATGGAACTTGGCTGGGGCGGCTATTGGGCATGGGATCCCGTTGAAAACGCGTCAACAATTCCATGGTTCTTCGCAACGGCAGCGCTTCATTTCGGCTTTATCGAACAATACAGAAACAAAGCCCATCGCTTCCACACCCTTTTCATGGCATTGACCTGTATTTCAGCGTTCTTCGCTACATGGCTGGTACGGGGAAACGTCGTGGAATCCGTCCATGCTTTCGGAAGCGGAGGCGTCGGTCCTTTGCTTTTATGTTTCGTCATCGGCACAAGCATTGTAGCCTTTTTGACCGTTCTCACCATGCCGAAAAAAGGCGAGCCTTTCAACGGACTGGAAACGAAAGAAGGCTTTTTGCTTTCCACCAGTATTGTCTTAATCACCATCAGCCTTATCATCGGGCTTGCAACCCTGTGGCCCGTTATCAGCAAACTTTGGTCAGACAATCCGGTGGGCTTGCAGGCAAGTTTTTATAACGGCGTAATCTTGCCGCTGCTGACTGTGGTCATCGCTCTTTTAACCGTCTGCCCTTGGCTTTCATGGAAACAGGGATTGAACCATGCAAAATATTTTCTTGCCGTTCTTTTGATTTTTATCGCCTTCATGGGAATTTTCTGGACATTTTTCGCTGTCAAGGACCCCACTCCGCTCATAGCCGCGAGTTTTTCCGTCGCCTGCATGGCAAGCTGGGCATTGTATTTCATGGTTCTCAAACATCCGCTGCAAAAGCTTTCCCCCGTGCTCGTGCATATGAGCTTGGCTGTCATCAGCCTTGGCGTCGCTTTTTCAGGTCCTTACAAGGTTGAACAGGAAGTTGCGCTTGAACGCGGACAAGAAATACAAATTGACACGTTTACGGTGAAACTTCTGGAAATCTACGAAGGGCGGGAACGCACGGGACGGTATGATTTTTTAGAGGCGGAATTGCTCGTGACCCGAAACGGCAAAGAAACGGGCATTGCCCAAGCGCAGCGAAGAATTTACGCAAGCTTTCCGCAAAACGCCTATGCGGAAGCAAGCACGATCTTCTCCCTCGGCAAAGAATTTTATGCGACATTCCTCGGACTTGATGAAAAAACACGTGCCGTGATGCGTTTATCCGTACATCCTCTTGTCAACTGGCTGTGGATCGGCGGAACCATTATGAGCCTTGCCCCGTTTATCAGTGTGTACGCAAACAGAAAGCGCAGGAAAAGCACACAAGAAAATCCTCCCGAAAATTCCTAG